A region of the Anolis carolinensis isolate JA03-04 chromosome 1, rAnoCar3.1.pri, whole genome shotgun sequence genome:
AGCATAAAATGCTAGGAATATCTGAGCTGCCGTGTTTAATCACAGAAGTCTTTACTGTCTGGATGATTGTTCCCATCACTGTCCTGTGAGGAAAAGAACCTAATTTTTTTCCAAAGCTCTGTTTTATAGTTTCTTTTATATTCCTCATTCCAGGTATGTGGGTAAAGCACCCTCCTCTTTCATTCCCTTCATTGTCCCAGGAGTGTTCTAAACAAAATGAGCAAATCCACTGTTCTGTTGTCCTGTTCCAGGAACAGAACTAAAGACTTCCAATTTCCAGCGCAAAAATGATGTAATGGTGCATAATCTTGTTATTGTGAAGTGGTTCCCCCTGCCCAGATTCCTTTGAACCTGATGGCCGTGTGTAGTGAATCTTACCTGTTAGGCCAGAAAAGGAGCCTGGATAACAGTagggcaggcctccattttgggAGGGAATGCCAGGGAGGCAGCCATCTTAAGTGAGGCTGGTTGCAAAAAGGAGGAGTTttggagactcctaggattggccagtggaagttgggaggagccaagtcttagaaagGAGGGAGAAGTCGGAGTTGAGTTTCAATTGGAGTCAGAGTTGGGAAAGAGAGGGAGTTTGGAAGTGTAGGTTAGAGAGTTGCTTGATGTGAGCTGACAGGAAAAAGGTCAGACAGCAGGGTGATTTCTTGTGGGAATTGGCACAAGAGATTGACTCTCTAGGCTGGGCTAGTTAACAGAAAGAACTCTAGGATAGAGTTAGTTAATAACCCAGGGGACTACCTAGTTAGGTTAGTCAAACTCGTTACTTTTTCTCAGAGATAGAGTGAGGGTTCTGGTAACCAACAGTTAGATTGGTCTAGTTAATCTGTCTGTAACTAAGTGAAGTGAACTGAACAAACAACCAAGTCAAGCTGAAGAACTTTTGTAACAAGTCACGCTTTTTGTACCTCTCAGAAGTAGTTAATTGTctgtttaaagaaaataaatcttgTTATATTTAACTTTCAAAACGTCTCTACAGTGCCTCATTCCATCATCAAGCCTGTGTGATAGTTCCAACCTTTTAACATCCTGGTGCTACAGAAAAGCCTCTCAATAAACAGTCGTTTGAGAGCCAGGGGTAACAGCAGGGTTGGCAGAAGTGGGAGACGTTTACCTCgcataattttaaaacaaaaatcctaaacatcttaggttggtggcagtttaattttaaaataaagttttaaaaaccagcagggtcacatctCTCTAACATGTATCCCTCTTGTGCCTCCGTGTTATGTGTGTGACACGGGGTGTGTTATAATTGGTGGTAGTGGGCCATGCTATAATTGGTGTCAGCGGTGGTCTGCTATACCGTGCTTTAAAATGAAGCTTGGGAGTAACAGGAATGCTGAATTATTCCACTTGTTCTTGCACCTCACAGCCACCTCTCTTTTGATGCTGCTTCCAGTCTCAAGAGCCTTATCTTCTCCTTCATTGGCAATCTGCTCTTTCAGGAGGGTTATTCTTGGTTAAGATGGTTATTCTAGGCCTGCCcctctcgatggattgtcaccttgccatggtgagggggcttgcgtgttccgatgaacctgtgggcacaaccactggagtgatgcactcccaggagtggccgcaggggaggttccagaccaagcacaatccgaagacccaaagacctcaatggcggagcaggcggaggataacatggtacatgttacaatggctgtgaaggcggaagaaggctgcaacagactgagaagccactgtcattgtgttaaccacaccactgctggaacctcactctgtaaagactgtgtgttgaccggccgtgcaccgatctccacacattaaaaaaaaatcacgcacaggcgtcttccaacaaaaataaaaacaaacctacaaaagtcccatggcgatcagcaagtggcgacgggggcaggactgtgaaatctggaagcccctagtcacagactggcacatgggcggtggatatggactcagtcgttctacctcaaggaccgaggcagttgagtagtccagcagctgtatccatgactgagcagccctttttaggatccgatctgctcaccccacatggggaaggggctagaaaaggtgccctaaacatagtctgcctctcctaccctgactggactgccgcgtccagagggggtcaccactctgtgaccaaaacagaaaaatgaactttggaacatggaacgtatggacactgttggataacaccgACAACGAACAccctgaacgcaggactgctatcattgcaagggagctgggacgctttaagatcgacatagcagcccttcaggagatccggagagcaggagagggacagctgaaggaagaaaagggaggctacaccttcttctggaagggactgcctgaagaagagcaaagaatacatggagttggctttgctatcagaaacaacctggtgaagcacctgactgaagcacccactgggatcaatgaacgactttcaaccctctgaattaaccttgccaaaaaccaacaggcaaccatcatatgcgcctatgcaccaactctagatgctgacgaagacatcaaggaaaatttttactgtcaggtggacaccatcctatcggagatacctaaggaggacaaaatcatcctcctgggggactttaatgcaagagtcggaagggactctgaccagtggccagggatcataggaaaatacggggtcggaaacagcaacttggATGGCaccttgcttctcaccaaatgcggagagcacaaccttgtcatcaccaacacgctcttccgccagaaaaacaagctcaagacatcatggaagcacccttggtcaaagcattggcacctcttggactatgttattacacgtgccagagaccgccgtgatgtgcttctcacaagagccatgacaggtgctgatgactgctggacggaccaTAGGTTAAttcgatccacgatggctatcaagatcgtccccaaacgcagacaccaaggaagaaaaacaaggtgcagaatgaacacccaagcccttcaggagccttccaaacgagcccttctccaaacaacactcaaggatcatctacccacagaacaccccgaaaatgttgaggaacattggaacaaactgaagacctcgatcatcacagcctgtgaagaaaccattggataccaaaataagaaacatcaagactggtttgatgataatgacaaagagatccaacagctaattgataacaaaaggaaagccttccaaacatggcagagagacaccaactgtgctgccaagaaaaagatctatgccagtgcaaaagctgaggtccaaagaaggaacagagaactcaagaacatctggtggacaaagaaggctgaagaaatccaacaccttgcagatacccatgacgctcagggatttttcaaagccacaaagatcatttatggaccaagaaaccatggcatacagcccctacactcatcagatggaaccaaaattctgaaggacaaaacatcaattgcactacgttggaaagagcactaccagaacctgctgaatcgtggctccaatgtggccaaagagactCTCTCACAAACCCcataacaacaaaccagggatgagcttgcatcactgcctagtttggaagaagtcagcaatgccatcagccaacaaaaaaacaacaaagccagcagacctgatggaaTTCCTGCTGacatcttcaaagagggtggacctgagctgatacaacaactccaccagctgattgaaaaggtgtggatgaccgagaaaatcccagcagacttcaaggatgccaccatcatcacccttttcaagaaaggggacagaacagactgcaggAACTATCACGGCATCTCCCTTcgaacctccgccgggaaaatcctcgcaagaatccttgctaaccgccttctccctgtctcagaagacaccctcccagaatcccagaatggcttctgcccctccagaggaacagtggacatgatcttcactgcacaacagctccaagaaaaatgcagggaacaaaaccaacctctgtacatggcattcattgaccttgcaaaggcattcgacacagtgaatcgcagcactctctggaccatcctccaaaaaatcgggtgccctgacaaatttgtgaacatcctttggctcctccatgatgacatgatggcaacagtcttggacagcaacggctcccaaagtgacccatttaaggtggaatcaggtgtcaagcagggatgtgtcattgcccctactttattttccatcttcatcgctatgatacttcaccttgttgatgggaagctccccaccggagtggaaatcatctatcggacagatggcaagctatttaacctcagcagactaaaagccaaaaccaaggtcaccacaacatctgttatagaactccaatatgctgatgacaacgtagtctgtgcgcattcagaagaagacctacaagccactctaaacaccttcacagaagcatacgagaaactcggcctctcactgaacatcgagaaaaccaaagtgctcttccaacaggcaccagctactccttctgcaaagccaggaatacagcttaacggtgtaacattagaaaatgttaaccatttccgctaccttggcagccacctctccacaaaagtcaacatcgacactgaaatgcaacaccGCCTGAACTCTGCGAGTGtaacatttttcagaatgaagcagagagtgtttgatgaccgggacatccgtagagataccaaggtgcttgtttacaaagccattgtcctcccaaccctgctctacgcctgcgaaacgtggactgtctacagacatcacaccaaactcctggagcgtttccatcagcgttgcctcaggaaaatcctgcaaatctcttgggaagacaggcggacaaatgccagtgtgcttgaggaagcaaagaccgccagcattgaagcgatgctcctacgccatcaactccgctggactggccatgttgtccgaatgcccgataactgtctcccaaagcagttactgtactccgaactcaagaatgggaaatggaatgttggtgggcaggaaaaaagatttaaagatgggctcaaagccaaccttaaaaactctggcatagacactgagaactgggaagccctggcccttgagcgctctaattggaggtcagctgtaaccagcagtgctgcggagttcgaagaggcacgaacagagggcctaagggagaaacgtgccaagaggaaggagcgtcaagctaaccccgaccgggactgctttccacctggaaaccgatgtcctcactgtgggagaatatgcgggtcaagaataggtctcttcagccacctaagaacccacccccaagacaccaaggatggaagacaatcgtcctcgagctacgagggatcgcttaAGTAAGTAAGTCTAGGCCTGCTCTGTTACCACTGGCTGAGTCAGGAAGTGACCTCTTCAAAGATTCAGTGCTGGGAGACCTTTGTAGGGCAGGAGCTCTATCGCTTGGTGGTGATGGATTTCATTTTCACCCTCTTGGACACTTTCTTTGGAGATCTGATGTGGAGAGTGATTTTAGAGAAGAAGCTGCAACGCAAACAGAGACCGGAGTTTGACATTGCTAGAAATGTGCTGGAATTGATTTATGGACAATCCCTGACCTGGCTGGGTGTCTTCTTTGCCCCACTCCTCCTTGCTGTTCTAATCCTCAAGTTGTTGCTCTTGTTTTATATAAAGGAAGCCAGTTTGAAGAGAAATTGCCAGTCTCCCAATAAACCCTGGCATGCATCCCACATGGATACCGTCTTAATCACCTTGTTGTGCTTCCCTACATTCCTGGGTGCCTCCATATTCCTCTCCTACACCATATGGGCAGTAAAACCCTCAGAGATGTGTGGACCCTTTCAAATTTTTGAGACCATCTATGATTCTGGGAAGACATGGATAGTGGATCTAGAGCAATCTTGCCCAAATCTTACCTGGTTTACCTGGATCCAGCAACATCTAATCCAAAatagtttctttttgtttttaatttctggAATTTTGCTAGCTGTGATCTACCTCAATATTCAAGTGGTGAAGGGTCAACGAAGAATTATCACCCTACAGATGATACTTGATGGTTGAAAGCAAagagaagctgaggagccttataaccaaggtgaaagaagaaaatgcaaaagctggattgcagttaaacaccaagaaaaccaagattactctttcctaaactgcaaattccataaTTTCATAGGATGGTGCCATTGcaattgaagtggaatcatagtaaagagagagagaaagagtgtcAAAGGGTTTTATTAGACTGTCATCAATGCACTTAACAAGAAGTGGATTCCATGCTTACATTCTACCCCTGCAAGCTTAATGGAGTCTGGATAATAGAAGACAACCTAGACAACTTCTTGGTATAAAAAGCCATCATTTTCTTGGGCAATAGATGCCGAGGCTTAGCTCAGTATAGTACATTGGATCTAGGTACTGGTGAACTCATGTGAACAAATTGGAGTCCCTCTTTCCTCCCAGCCTTACTTTTGTGAAAGAGAatcaagccatggcagtaaaCTGATTATCCTGTGTGGGTGCAAGACAGTGAAGTGAAGCAAGTCCAACACACCTCTGTCCCTTCAGATGAATGTAGCTTTAGTAAACTTCCACCTCAAATTGATGGGTATGCCCAGAATGAAAACGACTACATTAGTTCTGTCTCCTTTAAACTGTATCTAGTTCTAAAATTGTGACAATAAATGAGTACATTTGGAAGCAAACAAAACTACAGGTATATTGTATATTACCACAGAAGCCAAAGAAGggagtgtgttgttgaaggcttcacaggattgttgtgtgttttctgggcagtatggtcatgttccagaactattttctcctgacgtttcacccacatctaaggcaggcatccccagaggtatatacctcacaacctctggggatgcctgccatagatgtgggtgaaacgtgtgTATGCCCTTACCTTATTGAATTCTCCTCCCCTTTCTTATGAAATATTCATGGTCTCTTATTTTGACAATGTTCAACCAAGAGCTTAAATTAAACATCAGAGAAGATAATTACTctctaaataaattaaatattttgaaatattttcttcccATACAATAAAGACCATTCTTGCTTCTACTGGTTTCTTGATCCTCCCTTatttggattgttgtgtgttttctgggcagtatggccatgttccagaagtattctctcctgacgtttcacccacatctatggcaggcatccccagaggttgtgaggtatatacacaGGGCCAAGAAATAACATTGAGATCAATACTTGTGACAGTGACAAGAAAAAAAGCAAGATTAAGGACCTCCTtccccccatcatatggtggggatgggacaaggtGTGTTGGTGCCCTGTCCCCATCAGGTGAGAAAAAGGGCAGCAATGTGCATTGTTCTGTCACCCTTTTCTCCATCATATGGAGGAAAGTGCTGGTAGCTCTGTTGGACTTacccaaaaaacactttcctccccatagtggaGGAGGAAGTGTCCTGAGACGTTTCCCTTctgctttgggaggaatgtgggcagggcctgccTAGTGTCATCTGTTGATGCTTGGCAGGCCCCGTCCAGGTCCTATCTACAACAGAAAAAAATGGGTCTGTTTCAGCcccatgtgaagaagtcctaAGAGAGTCAGAAGATGGTAGGCAAAATGGACACATATGGGAATGGTGACAATTCCAGAGTGTCTTAGTGGCAATAAATGACGAGGGCAGAACCTGCCACTTGCCACCAGCCATGTTCCGAAATTCATAAAATCAGTGTTATTAAAGAGggtttataaaatataaaatatcataTAAAATATCTATCAAGACTTTTAAACCAAGTAAGAACACAAAAATATCACTTGTAAACTGGAGAAAATGTCCAAAAAAGTTGTAAGTTCACAGCATGGGGGAATGttgttttttggttgtttttttaaagcagcattCGAATCTGCTTTTGATAAGATTTGAATAGAACAGGAATAATTTACAGGCTCTGAAAAACATGTTTCTGACTTTCTGTCAGAGGGGAAAATATTCAGAACAGCTTTTGACATATTGGTACCAAGGCAAAAGAAGGCAATTTTCCTACTGCTAAGGgtcattttttaaatgaatttataGGAATTGAACTttttgaaaaagagaagaaatcttTGGTATcttaataatataatgcagttgagGACTGCCTATGAATTGTTGTCAATTAGTAGCTGAAAGTTCAAAGAAGGAAAATGAAGGGGTAATATCTCTTCTGTCCTGTATCCCGCTATGCTACCGGTACCTGAAAACCCACTCTGGTTGATTTTTCATTCTTCTAAAACATTCCTTATAGATGTAAGTAGGCTGCAGAACGGAGGGAAAATCATTAATGGTACAACCCCTAGTGTCCTGAGCAATGTATATTAGGAAAGAGAGAAGCATTTGAACTTTGcattatttcattatgtatgaAGCATCCTTATTTTTCTTACACATACATGTATCTTTTACAGGACTGTAGTTCCTATCTCATTTCCTCATCTAAATGAGAAAATTGCCCTAAAATGATTTTTCCTTCAGTTTCCAAATTTCTTTCATTACAGAAAATGAGACATTAAATATACTTCAAACCTACAACTCTCACATTTGCTGTTTATGTTCTCTTTTTAACTTTGCCAGCTCCTTTTCTTTAGAAGCCTAGACTTTATTTCAAACAACCAAGTGACATTTTAGGAGGCAATGGGAAAATTCTTTGGAGAGGATTCTTATTGAAGGGTAATACCTCCATTTCCCTTTACCTCAAGCAGAGCCATCCCGAGGTATTTTTTGGGAGTAGGTGACCAGAAtgttggcaccccccccccaaattttgggccccccaaaaaaacaaatagCTGGAAAATAGCTGCGGCAGCTGCCCCCTGGAGAACGCGTATGCCGGCGCATGCAGGCACGGAAGTCAAGTGTTGTAATCCCTGCGGGGGCGAGTGTTGTAATCCCTGTGCATGCGCACAGGACcattgcccaaaatggccaatggtCCTGTGTGCATGCGCAGGGCTTACACCCGCCCGCGCAGCCTGTTGGCTGGTGTGCCATCTGTGTCCGTGCAGGCGATTGAAGCCCTGCGTGTGTGCATAGGACCATTGGCCATTTGGGGTGATGACTTCTATTTGCCCGTGCAGACACGGAAGGCACGCCAGCCAACCTGCCACATGGGTGAGTAGAAGGAAGCCCTGCAAATGTGCACACAGGCTCATTGCTGGTTGGAAACCCTGGGGGTGGTGTGCGCACGCAGGGGCGCCTCGACTGCGCCCCGGCATGTtttgtgccacaggcaactgcctaattcaCCTCATCGTTGGACTGCCTCTGACCTCAAGTTACATCCCTGTCTTTTGCAATTAATTTAAGCCTTATGATTGGTAATGAAGTCTGTTTAAGCATAAACGTTTTCAACATTTAAAATCAGATAAAATTAGTCCATATTACTTCAACATTCTGGAAATATTTGCTTCTTGTTCAGGGAATTCATAGAACACATTATAGAGCTGTTAACTGCTATGTGTGGAATCACATAGACAATGAAGAAAACTGTACCGACATTGTCTTATTCACCCACTACAAAGGTAATATTTGCTTTTGAAGTCATGATGGAGAGTAGCCTCATCATGGGAGAACAGAAATGTCCCAAGTCTTTTCAGTGCTTTCCTTTTTAATCAGGGAGAACTATCAGACTCAGATGAAAAACTTGTATGTTTCCTTTTGTCCTCTGTGAATAGTTAAGTCCACCACAGAGGAAGGTAATCAAGATAATAGTTTCTTGAAAGATGCTGACAAAGCTGGACAAAATTACATTCACTGTATAGTTAAATTTACCCTGTGATTTTAGTATCTTGGGGAACAGATTCAATTTTTGTCAGGTGGTAAACACATAGAGAAAACTGTTCACACAAGAAATGTCACTTTTCCAAGAAGTGGAGACATGACAATATTTTAGACTAGTGATTTTGGAAGTCTTAAATGGACTGAAGTTTCAAGTTGTTAACTCAAGGCAGCATTGCATTAACAGAAGTCAAGTGTTCTGGGATTTACTCGTAAAGTAAAGTAAAATTCAAAGTTAACTTCAGGTCTTTTCCACACAGAGGTGGGAACAAACATTTCTAAGCCATATTTTTGTTTTCACTATACAACATGAACAGTTCCCTCCTCCCACATTTCCCTCAGAAATCATAACTCATGTTTCACACCACTAGAGATGTAAAGAACAAtcagatatatatatgtgtgtcttaATATTTGCTTTGCCAAGCTGTCACTTTAAAAACTCAGTTATTCACCTGGTTGTGCTTAGACCATCACCTTTTCTTAGTATCTAGCACATACATTTTTCTTCACTATCAAGAAAAAACTATTGGAAGAAAGCCCCCTGCAATAGAAAAAAACACAGCCAAATAAAATTGTGACAAAAATGTAAATTGAAATACACTACAACCCCCTTATTCGCTGATTCCATATTCAGAGTTTCATTTACCCATATTCCAAAATGAATTCCTCCCCTCCATTATTATACACATTTTCATGTATTTGCAAATGGTCTTGGGATAcatcccccatggatatgggagTTGTGTTGTACACTCAGGAATATGAGGTTCTCTACTTGAGTCTCCAATGTAAATTATTCATCTTACAGATGTATGCAAAAGAGACaataaatagaataatatttATTACCCACTCAGATAATGTATGTTTAAAGTTATGACTAATTCAATATGAAATGTGTGAAATGATATGAAAAATCAGAGCCTAACTCCATTATCTGTAATGATTCAGATTTCAATTTTGTCCTGGCTCCTCTGTTTTGCACAGTTGTATAAAGGCATATATGCCAGACTCTGCAAACATCTGTCTTTTTTCTCTCAAAAGAAAGTAAGTCTCAAAGGAGACCAAGTAAGGAACAATGTAATTGGGAAAGAAAATAAACTTCTATCACCAGTAAAATTCAGACTTGTAGTTGATATGGCTCCATATTGGGGAAAAAAGGCTCTGATGGCAAACATCCCAGCACACAATTTAATTTTCTCTCATCATAAAAGCAACTTCTGTGAATAATGGGAAACCATAATTGCAGACATTAGAATAATTAAAGATGTAAGGAACTAAAGGGCACTGGGAGATTTCAATTACCTTATTTGTTTTGCAGAACATCTACAGATCCCCTTCTGTATAGAAAGACTCCCTGATGAAAGAACccacatgaaaagaagagaagaaacagaagaaagaaaagcatcttctcagcaagggaggaagaagaaagagcccCAGTTCTCATAAATGTAGCAGTATTCAAGTGCTAATTTTTAATTACATGTATCACAATTGAATCCTTTCTTTTAGCATTCAAAAATGGCAAATTTTCAGAAGGCAATGTCTGTTAAACTCTCTTCTGATGAGGTCATTGTTGTCAAACACTAGTACTATCCAGGTTTTTTCAGATGTCAGCTACTGCTAAGCCACCATTCAGCCAATTTTGATTCCATTATTACTTACTGAAACAGCAAACAACTCTGTTTTC
Encoded here:
- the LOC100560616 gene encoding transmembrane channel-like protein 6 — its product is MHLLSVSLGLLCYHWLSQEVTSSKIQCWETFVGQELYRLVVMDFIFTLLDTFFGDLMWRVILEKKLQRKQRPEFDIARNVLELIYGQSLTWLGVFFAPLLLAVLILKLLLLFYIKEASLKRNCQSPNKPWHASHMDTVLITLLCFPTFLGASIFLSYTIWAVKPSEMCGPFQIFETIYDSGKTWIVDLEQSCPNLTWFTWIQQHLIQNSFFLFLISGILLAVIYLNIQVVKGQRRIITLQMILDG